The genomic DNA CTTGACGATCCCGAGGATGTCGGTGAACTGCAGGCGGATGAACTCGACTCGGTCCTCGCGGGCCTGTCTCAGCACTGCGGCGGCATTGTCTTCCATTGCTGCGCGGCACCTTTCCGGAGCTTGGAGAGCCAGAATGCTCTTCGGATAATAGAAAACGGCGCCGCCTGTCCGGCGCTTGCTGCTCAGTACGCCGAAGGTTGCCGCGTTCCTGCCGCCGGCCTCTCAGGGATGTACCTGGAGATTATGGTTCAGGCTGGGGCTGCTCCTCGCGCTGCTCTTCCAGCCACCGCACCAGTTCGGCCTGCTGGTCCACGGGGAAAAGGGACGAAAGGCGCCGCCCCCGTGCCTGCCGGAAGAGCGCCGGATGAGCCGGGACCTCGCGGCCCGCGCCCTCGGGCTCCGGAGAAGCCCCGGCCTCCTGCCCCGGGCCCGCCGGCCCGGGAGCTCCTGCCTGCGCGGCGTCCCCCGCCGTCCCGGCCGGCTCGACGACCTCCTGCCCGGGTCCGGCCGCAAGCAAGGCGCGGACGCCCTCCAGGGTGAGCCCCTGTTCCATGAGGCCCTTGACCTGGCGAAGCCGGTCAACGTCTGCCGGCGAGAAGAGCCGCCGGTTGCCCCTGGTGCGGCTCGGGGTGAGCAGCCCTTCCTTTTCGTAATAGCGGATCTGCCGGGCCGAAAGGCCCGTCAGGCGCTGCACCACGCCGATAGGGTAAACGGGTACGCCCGGATCCACGCCCGGCATCTTTCCTTACAACCTCCTGACGCGCCCGCCGCCGAAGGGCAGGAGGGCGCTGGGATGCCGGCCCCGTTCCATCATACCCCGTACTGCGGCCCGGTCACAAGATTGCGGTGGCTCCCGTCCTGGCCGCAACCGGGTCAGGGATACAGCCGCGGCAGCCTTGGGCCCAGCTGTGTCACGATCTCGTAAGGAATGCTCCCGCTGATCTGCGCTGCCTCGTCCACCGTCATCTCGCCCTGATTGCCCGGCCCCAGCAGGCACATCGCCGCGCCCACGGGCGGCACGTCATCGCCTGTGTCCACCATGCACTGATCCATGCAGATCCTGCCCACCACCGGGTACAGGCACCCGTTCCACAGGGCCCGGGCTCGGTTGGAGAGGCGGCGGGTGAAGCCGTCCGCGTACCCTACGGGCAGGGTCGCGATGGTGGTGGCGCGCGTGGTCACGTGCGTGCGCCCGTAACTTATGCCGCTGCCGGCCGGCATGCGCCGCACCTCCGTCACGGCGGCCACCAGCCGCAACGCCGGCCGCAGGGTGGCTCGCCCTCGCAGGTGCGGTGCCGGGTAGTATCCGTAAAGCCCGAGGCCGAGGCGCACCATGTCGTAGCGCAGCTCGGGGGCCGCAAGCAGCCCCGCCGTGTTGACCAGGTGGCGCACCGGCGGCCGGAGGCCCGCAGACTCCAGAGCGTCCAGCACGGCAGCGAAGCGCCGGGCCTGCAGGCGCAAATAGCTGGGATCCTCTTCGT from Bacillota bacterium includes the following:
- a CDS encoding helix-turn-helix domain-containing protein, whose product is MPGVDPGVPVYPIGVVQRLTGLSARQIRYYEKEGLLTPSRTRGNRRLFSPADVDRLRQVKGLMEQGLTLEGVRALLAAGPGQEVVEPAGTAGDAAQAGAPGPAGPGQEAGASPEPEGAGREVPAHPALFRQARGRRLSSLFPVDQQAELVRWLEEQREEQPQPEP
- the alr gene encoding alanine racemase, which produces MSTITGSDENNRRARAWVEVDRAAIASNVRALAELARPARVMAVVKADGYGHGAVEVARTALSAGAQVLAVATTPEGLALRRAGLSAPILVFGVEGAAEPVAELVSADLTATVTTEGFARRLALEAARQRRTVRVHLKVETGMGRLGALPDEAVDLARLCASAGPLTLEGIYSHLATADEEDPSYLRLQARRFAAVLDALESAGLRPPVRHLVNTAGLLAAPELRYDMVRLGLGLYGYYPAPHLRGRATLRPALRLVAAVTEVRRMPAGSGISYGRTHVTTRATTIATLPVGYADGFTRRLSNRARALWNGCLYPVVGRICMDQCMVDTGDDVPPVGAAMCLLGPGNQGEMTVDEAAQISGSIPYEIVTQLGPRLPRLYP